One genomic region from Pigmentibacter ruber encodes:
- a CDS encoding ribose-phosphate diphosphokinase, protein MESELLIFSGNANRDLANKICQYLDVPLGTALIGKFNDGETRIEIESNVRGRDVFIIQPTCRPANENIMELLILIDALRRASAQRITAVIPYYGYSRQERKSTPRTPITAKLVADLLVSAGVHRILSIELHTGAIQGFFNLPVDHLYSKPVFVEHFAKMKIENPIMVSPDAGGVERARAVAKVLGCGLAIVDKRRDRPGDSQVMNLIGDVKDKTAILFDDICDTAGSLTSAAKVLRDNGALKVYAAATHGVLSGPAIGRLKDSCIEKLFITDTIPLTEEAANCGKIEVLSVSELLGKAIRRIHNSDSISNLFI, encoded by the coding sequence ATGGAAAGCGAACTTCTTATCTTTTCTGGAAACGCCAATCGTGATTTGGCAAATAAAATTTGCCAATACCTGGATGTTCCCTTAGGTACCGCTCTTATTGGTAAATTTAATGACGGGGAAACTCGGATTGAAATTGAAAGCAATGTTAGAGGTCGTGACGTCTTTATTATTCAGCCTACCTGCCGCCCTGCCAACGAAAATATCATGGAACTCCTTATTCTAATTGATGCATTAAGAAGAGCAAGCGCTCAACGCATCACTGCTGTTATTCCATATTATGGGTATAGTAGACAGGAACGGAAAAGCACTCCTCGTACTCCTATTACTGCAAAACTTGTTGCTGATCTTCTCGTAAGTGCTGGTGTGCATAGAATACTTTCTATTGAATTACACACTGGAGCAATTCAAGGTTTTTTCAATCTTCCAGTAGATCATCTTTATAGTAAACCAGTATTTGTAGAACATTTTGCAAAAATGAAAATCGAAAATCCAATTATGGTTTCACCTGATGCTGGTGGAGTAGAAAGAGCAAGAGCTGTTGCCAAGGTTTTAGGTTGTGGTCTAGCTATTGTTGATAAGCGCAGGGATCGTCCTGGAGACTCTCAAGTTATGAATTTGATTGGTGATGTTAAAGATAAAACAGCCATTTTATTTGATGATATTTGTGATACTGCAGGCTCCTTAACTTCAGCTGCAAAAGTACTACGTGATAATGGAGCATTAAAAGTATATGCTGCAGCTACACATGGCGTGCTTTCTGGGCCAGCGATAGGAAGATTAAAGGATAGTTGTATTGAGAAACTTTTTATCACCGATACCATACCTTTAACTGAAGAAGCTGCTAATTGTGGAAAAATAGAAGTACTCAGTGTGTCTGAACTTCTTGGAAAAGCAATTCGTAGAATTCACAATTCTGATTCTATTAGTAATTTGTTTATATAG
- a CDS encoding alpha/beta fold hydrolase, with product MDFSTLSAQFLEIQNPVLLQEGIQFLEFEGAKIAFDYQPAKEDVQNILILVNGYQRTRLDFRALRKKLEKSLPNTATIALDNRFCGQTIVYPPQNELLTVEQMAKDVAVLAYFFCQKLGLNEFSVLGISMGGMIVQTLAANNSSVKNLFLISTTSGGIGRTWPEHMNPTNGLTYVNHYENLESTKKHMQKYFGSKFLTTSPLLFEMMCKTMVKAKAEESFEHSRDGEIQFYASSAYDGVGQLSNINAKTLIVTGDEDKIIPLENSTFLSNNIRNAKLITYSEVGHLILIEEPEKFAQDISLFF from the coding sequence ATGGATTTTTCAACCCTTTCAGCACAATTCTTAGAAATACAAAATCCTGTACTTTTACAGGAGGGTATCCAGTTTTTAGAGTTTGAAGGGGCTAAAATAGCATTTGATTATCAGCCTGCAAAAGAAGACGTTCAAAACATCCTTATACTAGTAAATGGTTATCAAAGAACTCGACTTGATTTTCGTGCTTTACGAAAAAAATTGGAAAAAAGTTTACCAAATACAGCTACAATTGCATTAGACAATCGCTTTTGTGGGCAAACAATAGTTTATCCACCTCAAAATGAATTGCTTACGGTAGAGCAAATGGCAAAAGATGTTGCTGTTTTAGCTTATTTCTTTTGCCAAAAATTAGGATTAAATGAGTTTTCAGTGCTTGGAATAAGTATGGGTGGAATGATTGTGCAGACTCTTGCAGCAAATAACTCCTCTGTAAAAAATTTATTTTTAATAAGCACGACTTCTGGTGGTATTGGAAGAACTTGGCCAGAACACATGAACCCCACAAATGGTTTAACTTATGTAAATCATTATGAAAATTTAGAATCCACAAAAAAACATATGCAAAAGTATTTTGGTTCTAAATTCTTAACCACATCACCACTACTTTTTGAAATGATGTGTAAGACTATGGTTAAAGCAAAAGCCGAAGAATCTTTTGAACATAGTAGGGATGGAGAAATTCAATTTTATGCATCAAGTGCATATGATGGAGTAGGGCAACTGTCTAATATTAATGCTAAAACCTTAATCGTAACAGGTGATGAGGATAAAATTATTCCACTTGAAAACTCTACCTTTTTAAGTAACAACATAAGGAATGCTAAACTCATTACTTATTCTGAAGTTGGGCATTTAATATTAATTGAAGAGCCTGAAAAATTTGCACAAGATATCAGCTTGTTTTTTTAA
- the rlmN gene encoding 23S rRNA (adenine(2503)-C(2))-methyltransferase RlmN: MLTKKYAIQQTEENWIDWFLANGEKSFRGKQVLEWFYIKQTFNPEHFTNLPKQIREKLQNDFDWGLPIIDTILPSSDESEKILLKLHDGLFAECVLMPSENRVTLCVSSQVGCRMACTFCQTGKMGLTRNLTTGEILTQVVIANKRLIERNILNRSVTNIVFMGMGEPLDNYDNVVGACKALIDPKLFGLSKHKVTVSTSGLLPQIEQLGKDLPVALAISLHTADNEQRSQMMPINKKYSLEQMKQVLLNYPVQTRHGITFEYVMIQGVNDSLQHAKKLVKFLHGLKAKVNLIPMNPHPGAANMVATDFEQMRIFQKYLADRSIPAPVRYSRGQDVSAACGQLAAKRKDEINLPPRTVALARRREYLAEKVKQ; encoded by the coding sequence ATGCTCACAAAAAAATATGCAATACAACAAACTGAAGAAAATTGGATCGATTGGTTTTTAGCTAATGGTGAAAAATCTTTTCGTGGAAAACAAGTTTTAGAATGGTTTTATATTAAACAGACTTTTAATCCAGAACATTTTACAAATTTACCTAAACAAATTCGGGAAAAACTGCAAAATGATTTTGATTGGGGATTACCCATTATTGACACTATTTTACCATCGAGCGATGAGAGCGAAAAAATATTACTAAAGTTACATGATGGATTATTTGCTGAATGTGTTCTTATGCCCTCTGAAAATAGGGTTACATTATGTGTTAGCAGCCAAGTTGGTTGTAGAATGGCCTGTACCTTTTGCCAAACAGGGAAAATGGGTTTGACTCGCAATCTGACTACTGGGGAAATATTAACACAAGTTGTAATTGCAAATAAAAGATTAATAGAGCGAAATATATTAAATCGTTCTGTTACTAATATTGTTTTTATGGGGATGGGTGAGCCTTTAGATAATTATGACAATGTAGTTGGTGCATGCAAAGCATTAATTGATCCAAAGCTTTTTGGTTTATCAAAACATAAAGTAACAGTCTCAACTTCAGGCTTGTTACCGCAAATCGAACAATTAGGTAAAGACCTTCCTGTTGCTTTAGCTATTTCATTGCATACAGCTGATAATGAACAACGTTCGCAGATGATGCCAATAAACAAAAAGTATTCCTTAGAACAAATGAAACAAGTTTTACTAAATTATCCTGTGCAAACACGACATGGGATTACATTTGAATATGTTATGATTCAAGGAGTCAATGATTCCCTGCAGCATGCAAAAAAATTAGTAAAATTTTTGCATGGTTTAAAAGCAAAAGTAAATCTTATACCTATGAACCCACATCCTGGTGCTGCCAATATGGTGGCCACAGATTTTGAGCAAATGCGGATATTTCAAAAATATTTAGCCGATAGATCTATTCCCGCTCCAGTTCGATACAGTCGAGGCCAAGATGTTAGTGCCGCTTGTGGACAATTAGCTGCAAAAAGAAAAGATGAAATTAATTTACCACCTAGGACAGTAGCTCTTGCGCGTAGAAGAGAATATTTGGCAGAAAAAGTAAAACAATAG
- a CDS encoding substrate-binding periplasmic protein, with protein sequence MKNRFFIQIFILCIALIYENYLFSEEVIQFETDIWCPYTCDEKIFGMKGYVIDIAEEIFKENNIKFISTVGPWARILVRTEKGEIDALGAAYKEGREDKFLFPKEDFGKSVNGFFVNKNSNWFYKTPESLKEIILGSNLGYVYAGNIDLLRKNVKKLVETGGETAFQKNLEKLVHNELDSVIEETTVAKYTIKMLELGNKIKEAGTIGNKTGIYIAFTKNKPTSKKYVKMLEEGIVKYKKNGKFEQIVKKYGLKMEK encoded by the coding sequence ATGAAAAATCGATTTTTTATTCAGATTTTTATACTTTGCATAGCATTAATTTATGAAAACTATTTATTTTCTGAAGAAGTAATCCAATTTGAAACTGATATTTGGTGTCCTTATACATGTGATGAAAAAATATTTGGGATGAAAGGTTATGTCATAGACATAGCCGAAGAAATTTTTAAAGAAAATAATATTAAATTCATCTCCACTGTTGGACCTTGGGCTAGAATTTTAGTCAGAACGGAAAAAGGAGAAATTGATGCTTTAGGTGCAGCTTACAAAGAAGGGCGTGAAGATAAGTTTCTTTTTCCTAAGGAAGATTTTGGCAAAAGTGTGAATGGTTTTTTTGTCAATAAAAATAGTAATTGGTTTTATAAAACACCAGAGTCTTTAAAAGAAATTATTTTAGGCTCGAATCTAGGATATGTCTACGCTGGAAATATTGACTTACTTAGAAAGAATGTAAAAAAATTAGTTGAAACAGGCGGAGAAACAGCATTTCAAAAAAATTTAGAAAAACTTGTTCATAATGAGCTAGATTCAGTCATAGAAGAAACAACTGTAGCAAAGTACACAATAAAAATGCTTGAACTAGGGAATAAAATTAAAGAGGCAGGAACAATAGGAAACAAAACTGGAATTTATATTGCATTTACAAAAAATAAACCTACATCAAAAAAATATGTAAAAATGCTAGAAGAAGGTATTGTTAAATATAAAAAAAATGGGAAGTTTGAGCAGATTGTCAAAAAATACGGTCTTAAAATGGAAAAATAA
- a CDS encoding DUF3015 family protein: protein MRVFVSKKYLGIVAVTLLNSLSMSASADTGIAGCGLGSVIFTDNGRGSQILAGTTNATSGNQTFGITSGTSNCGSGVAKSISYLQQVDYVTANLSTLQKEAAQGNGSSINGLAAVSGCPASSFSEFGSSTQANYSAIFSSNKPEEIVNKMNSELIKNNQLAHSCKLGNS, encoded by the coding sequence ATGAGAGTTTTTGTTTCGAAGAAGTATTTAGGAATTGTTGCTGTAACTTTATTAAATTCACTTTCTATGTCAGCAAGCGCGGATACTGGTATAGCTGGTTGCGGGCTTGGTTCTGTCATATTTACGGATAATGGTAGAGGAAGCCAAATTTTAGCAGGTACTACAAATGCAACTTCTGGTAATCAAACTTTTGGAATAACTTCTGGTACTTCAAACTGTGGCTCTGGGGTAGCAAAAAGTATAAGTTATCTTCAACAAGTAGATTACGTAACTGCTAATCTTTCTACTTTGCAAAAAGAAGCTGCACAAGGAAACGGTTCCTCAATAAATGGATTAGCAGCAGTAAGCGGCTGTCCTGCAAGTTCATTTTCTGAATTTGGCAGTTCTACTCAAGCAAATTATAGCGCAATTTTTTCTTCTAATAAACCAGAAGAAATTGTAAATAAAATGAATTCCGAGCTTATAAAAAATAATCAACTTGCTCATTCTTGTAAGTTAGGAAATAGCTGA
- a CDS encoding Lnb N-terminal periplasmic domain-containing protein, which translates to MSLGIKSLFTIINLIYSSCLFALNHSQSQSAEKYFIEKSRFLSLAQKSEWQKILFYQNKFFGSPKGIVDGKEFYLAEDGKINLQSELEATIKAFFSDTKSKNSAHCKFPRRLTWLKAQLDDEYYTIPVSKCNELDKWLEFVNPEGVVFVFSSFYINNPSSMFGHTFLRIKNSKDPLTDSGINFAANPDTNNILSYTYKGLTGMFEGKFSLLPYSIKVQEYNNSESRDIWEYELNLSKEQTKNMLLSLWEVGDNRIDYYYIDENCSYILLALLDTANDDFNFASRFWLWVNPSDTLRVVYSYPNLIKSVTFRPSAEKRFRYRYSLLNKQEKNIFAEILSEKKIFSAIKEKNSKTSTAKILDAITEYIDLKENLAGTEESKKYPVFRKQLLTTRAELGVISDSIKIEPSHSDRPEKGVPGGRMGGSYSHSYYLGNLFDLEIYPVLHSIESPSVGYSRESQIEMLSGSLRYEAVSKQAYINKLDLVNIISIPSINPPLYPVAWNLRLGLNQDYDCDKNTYNSSCATYFFSGGAGFAGLVNPFQLYILSQAEFSYQNANAFEVSLGTLSGFTLKTSESSMLSSKVNWMKRYSVLYSTWRDHFLLENSFSIQYFTNLQNKIFYNYNFHKHEWQAGLSFYWHFY; encoded by the coding sequence TTGAGCTTGGGAATAAAAAGTTTATTTACAATTATAAATTTAATTTATTCTTCATGCTTATTTGCTCTGAATCATTCTCAAAGTCAAAGTGCAGAGAAATATTTCATTGAAAAATCAAGATTTCTTTCTCTTGCACAAAAATCAGAATGGCAAAAAATTCTTTTCTATCAAAATAAATTTTTTGGATCTCCAAAAGGGATAGTTGATGGAAAAGAATTTTATCTTGCAGAAGATGGAAAAATTAATTTACAATCTGAACTAGAAGCAACTATAAAAGCATTTTTCTCTGATACTAAAAGTAAAAATTCAGCTCACTGTAAGTTTCCACGCAGATTAACTTGGCTAAAAGCACAGTTAGATGATGAATATTATACTATTCCCGTTTCAAAATGCAATGAGCTGGATAAATGGCTAGAATTTGTTAATCCAGAGGGAGTTGTATTTGTTTTTTCTTCATTTTATATAAACAATCCTTCAAGTATGTTTGGCCACACATTTCTACGAATCAAAAATTCAAAAGATCCCTTAACAGATTCTGGAATAAATTTTGCAGCTAATCCAGATACAAATAATATTTTAAGTTATACCTATAAAGGTTTAACGGGAATGTTTGAAGGTAAATTTAGTTTATTACCATATTCAATTAAAGTACAAGAATATAATAATTCAGAAAGTCGAGATATTTGGGAATATGAATTAAATTTATCAAAAGAGCAAACGAAAAATATGCTCTTAAGCCTTTGGGAGGTTGGTGATAATCGTATTGATTACTACTATATAGATGAAAATTGCTCTTATATTTTATTAGCATTACTTGATACTGCAAATGATGATTTTAATTTTGCAAGTAGATTTTGGCTCTGGGTAAATCCTTCAGATACCCTGCGTGTGGTTTATAGTTATCCAAATTTAATTAAGTCAGTAACTTTTAGACCATCAGCTGAAAAAAGATTTCGCTATCGGTATTCTTTATTAAATAAGCAAGAAAAAAATATATTTGCTGAAATTTTATCTGAGAAAAAAATATTTTCTGCGATAAAAGAAAAAAATTCTAAAACAAGTACAGCAAAAATATTAGACGCAATTACAGAATATATTGACCTTAAAGAAAATTTAGCAGGAACAGAAGAATCAAAAAAATATCCTGTTTTTAGAAAACAATTGTTAACTACAAGAGCTGAGCTTGGTGTGATTTCGGATTCTATAAAAATAGAACCATCCCATTCTGACAGGCCGGAAAAAGGTGTACCAGGTGGTAGAATGGGTGGATCTTATTCGCACTCATATTACTTAGGAAATTTATTTGATTTAGAAATTTATCCCGTTTTGCATAGCATTGAGAGTCCATCTGTAGGCTATTCAAGAGAATCACAAATTGAAATGCTTTCTGGTTCGTTACGTTATGAAGCAGTATCAAAGCAAGCGTATATAAATAAATTAGATTTAGTTAATATCATATCAATACCTTCAATAAATCCTCCTTTATATCCCGTTGCTTGGAATTTAAGGCTTGGTTTGAATCAAGATTATGATTGTGATAAAAATACATATAATTCTTCCTGCGCGACATATTTTTTCTCCGGTGGTGCTGGTTTTGCAGGATTAGTAAATCCATTTCAACTTTATATACTTTCACAAGCCGAATTTTCTTATCAAAATGCAAATGCGTTTGAAGTTTCTTTAGGAACTTTATCTGGATTTACTTTAAAAACTAGTGAATCTTCAATGCTTTCAAGTAAGGTAAACTGGATGAAGAGATATTCGGTGCTTTATAGTACATGGCGTGATCATTTTTTGCTTGAAAACTCTTTTTCAATTCAATATTTTACTAATTTACAAAACAAAATTTTTTACAATTATAACTTTCATAAGCATGAATGGCAGGCTGGGTTGAGTTTTTATTGGCATTTTTATTAA
- a CDS encoding GDSL-type esterase/lipase family protein — translation MKRILCYGDSNVWGFVPGSFNSNTKLATRHARANLWTTVLQNRLGNTYEIFSDGINGRTTDLDEINPGRPYRNGLDYLGYSLELHYPIHLIIFWLGSNDTKKQYNRSVNEINIGLKKLVTFVKKSRLGENNSPPKILIVCPPPIKENSHPEFNYESVIKSGKLAKIFYDLSIEMNCEFLDAGIYIQTSAMDGIHLDSESCYIIGNKIADKIELI, via the coding sequence ATGAAAAGAATATTATGTTACGGTGACTCTAATGTCTGGGGATTTGTCCCTGGGAGTTTTAATAGCAATACCAAGTTAGCCACAAGACATGCCAGAGCTAATCTTTGGACAACAGTTCTTCAAAATAGACTTGGAAATACTTATGAAATATTTTCGGATGGAATAAATGGAAGGACTACTGATTTAGATGAAATTAATCCTGGTAGGCCATATAGAAATGGTCTTGATTATCTAGGCTATAGTCTTGAACTACATTATCCAATTCATTTAATTATTTTTTGGCTTGGAAGCAATGACACTAAAAAACAGTATAATCGTTCTGTCAATGAAATTAATATTGGTTTAAAAAAATTAGTAACTTTTGTAAAAAAATCTAGATTAGGAGAGAATAACTCTCCACCTAAGATTTTAATTGTTTGTCCTCCTCCAATTAAAGAAAACTCTCATCCAGAATTTAATTATGAATCAGTTATAAAATCTGGCAAGTTAGCAAAAATTTTCTATGATTTATCTATTGAAATGAATTGTGAATTCTTAGATGCAGGTATTTATATTCAAACAAGTGCAATGGATGGTATTCATTTAGATTCAGAATCTTGTTATATTATTGGCAATAAAATTGCAGATAAAATAGAATTAATTTAA
- a CDS encoding SpoIIE family protein phosphatase — MKPDFKKINIDFESYSKKVIIKTIIVSIILVIFAFIILFIKLLSFNFAIQNENIQKNSQIINYQIDFISKHVVSLKNSFLSFKHLDSHYKYNQHFSHKDAFNRYVYNSPNIGTFISLYSPMTSFLDEFSALEHLSVMIKNFQKIDYVLWTYYYSKNKFVYVHPFIENPLTYKFSEKSYSGDILENTVTTNKPYISTIYDDLITKKKVFALTVPIFKERIFQGTFALDIDLEKLFQSVAKLNVNNKHINLFLVDRKNQHYSLENRDRNTDWFVYSEHSKIKLGYNYKNFHVYNTQKIVDGIVLVSTFSIIDILKNSLLDPNLIYFVFVLVLFYLFIFFFYYRYIKPQHAILIGVLEYLDSRKDTKESKMNAITKEVYRVFKYLVSEFSVKIKIDNDIRHSKETIEYFIKSSHIEKNFGYMINPAFNFSGDYVRIFDLENELKIFFVADVSGKGVGAMILVNHIDIFFNFNLKSIHSLESFENILNEFNKYMVIKNINCNFISFKAIAVCNKRNEISIINAGAPNLFYTDYNSIVHEIKSTDSFTPIGINSTEEYKFSRLQVTNKIKFLISTTDGILEQKNKTGIFYQNSFLDALRFSMSLQSIDEMIKFIWQDFFSFIENYENQYDDFTLLMIRMEE; from the coding sequence ATGAAACCTGATTTCAAAAAAATAAACATTGATTTTGAAAGTTACTCAAAAAAAGTTATCATAAAAACAATTATTGTTTCAATAATTTTAGTAATTTTTGCCTTCATTATTCTTTTTATTAAATTATTAAGCTTTAATTTTGCGATTCAGAATGAAAACATTCAAAAAAATTCGCAAATCATAAATTATCAAATTGATTTTATATCTAAACATGTTGTTTCTTTAAAAAATTCTTTTTTATCTTTTAAACATTTAGATAGTCATTATAAATATAATCAGCATTTTAGCCATAAAGATGCTTTTAATAGATATGTTTATAATTCTCCAAATATTGGTACTTTTATTTCTTTGTATTCTCCAATGACAAGTTTTTTAGATGAATTCTCGGCACTCGAACACTTATCTGTTATGATTAAAAATTTCCAAAAAATAGACTATGTTCTTTGGACTTATTATTATTCTAAAAATAAATTTGTGTATGTTCACCCTTTTATTGAAAATCCATTGACCTATAAATTTTCTGAAAAATCATATAGTGGTGATATTCTAGAAAATACTGTAACCACTAATAAACCTTATATTTCTACAATATATGATGATTTAATTACAAAGAAAAAAGTATTTGCACTTACCGTCCCTATTTTTAAAGAAAGAATATTTCAAGGTACTTTTGCTTTAGATATAGATCTAGAAAAACTTTTCCAAAGTGTTGCTAAACTAAATGTAAATAATAAACATATCAATCTTTTTTTGGTAGACAGAAAAAATCAGCACTATTCATTAGAAAATCGAGATAGAAATACAGACTGGTTTGTCTACTCAGAACATTCTAAAATAAAATTAGGTTACAATTATAAAAATTTTCATGTCTATAATACACAAAAAATTGTAGATGGAATTGTTTTAGTCAGTACATTTTCAATTATAGATATTTTAAAAAATTCTTTACTAGACCCTAATTTAATTTACTTTGTTTTTGTCTTGGTCTTATTCTATTTATTTATCTTTTTCTTTTACTATAGATATATTAAACCACAGCATGCAATTTTAATAGGAGTATTAGAATATTTAGATTCCCGCAAAGATACGAAAGAATCTAAAATGAATGCTATTACTAAGGAAGTTTATAGGGTATTCAAGTATTTAGTGTCAGAATTTTCTGTAAAAATTAAAATTGATAATGACATAAGACATAGCAAAGAAACAATCGAATATTTTATTAAAAGTTCACATATTGAAAAAAACTTTGGCTATATGATTAATCCTGCATTTAATTTTAGTGGCGACTATGTCAGAATTTTTGATTTAGAAAATGAGTTAAAAATTTTCTTTGTAGCAGATGTTTCTGGCAAAGGGGTTGGCGCTATGATTTTAGTAAATCATATAGACATTTTTTTTAATTTTAACTTAAAATCAATTCATAGTTTAGAAAGTTTTGAAAATATTTTAAACGAATTTAATAAATATATGGTGATAAAAAATATTAATTGCAACTTTATTTCTTTTAAAGCCATTGCTGTTTGTAATAAGAGAAATGAAATATCTATTATTAATGCTGGTGCTCCTAATTTATTTTATACAGATTATAACAGTATAGTGCATGAAATTAAAAGCACTGATTCTTTTACACCAATTGGAATAAACTCAACCGAAGAATATAAATTTAGTAGGTTACAAGTAACAAACAAAATTAAGTTTTTAATTTCTACTACTGATGGTATCTTAGAACAAAAAAATAAGACAGGGATATTTTATCAAAATAGTTTTCTAGATGCCTTGCGATTTAGCATGAGTTTGCAAAGTATTGACGAAATGATTAAATTTATTTGGCAAGATTTTTTTTCTTTCATTGAAAATTATGAAAATCAATATGATGATTTTACCTTATTGATGATTCGGATGGAGGAGTAA
- a CDS encoding ATP-binding protein, producing the protein MKFIVPKNRTEILAFLNSIENKFELERTKKANLRFVLEELLTNSLIHSQSNSLPLEIYIDIINEDFFIEYNDYSEIFDIFSHYSENQNLCTDIDDMQEGGLGIFLIFNLIKNYEFHYDYKQFKNTMKFNV; encoded by the coding sequence ATGAAGTTTATAGTCCCAAAAAATAGAACTGAGATATTAGCCTTTTTAAATAGTATAGAAAATAAATTTGAATTAGAGAGAACAAAAAAGGCTAATCTTAGATTTGTTTTGGAAGAACTACTAACCAACAGCCTAATTCATTCGCAGAGTAATTCTCTACCACTTGAAATTTATATTGACATTATAAATGAAGATTTTTTTATCGAATACAATGATTATTCTGAAATATTTGATATATTTTCACACTACTCCGAAAATCAAAATTTGTGCACTGATATAGATGACATGCAGGAAGGAGGATTAGGTATTTTTTTAATTTTTAATTTAATAAAAAACTATGAATTTCATTATGATTATAAACAATTTAAAAATACTATGAAGTTTAACGTATGA
- a CDS encoding STAS domain-containing protein — translation MLQIDHTLNNDIQSFNCSGSLDLETFENFDQYFFGNYNKNIEKTVINLKNVNYISSVGLRSLLRCAKQVYADKNKIFLKVENEMVKNIITLSGFCKILPFLED, via the coding sequence ATGCTACAAATTGATCACACTTTAAATAATGATATTCAAAGTTTTAATTGCAGTGGAAGTTTAGATTTAGAAACCTTTGAAAATTTTGACCAATATTTTTTTGGAAATTACAACAAAAATATTGAAAAAACAGTAATTAACTTAAAAAATGTAAATTATATTAGCAGTGTCGGACTCAGAAGTCTTTTACGCTGCGCAAAGCAAGTCTATGCAGATAAAAATAAAATATTTTTAAAAGTAGAAAATGAAATGGTAAAAAATATAATTACTTTATCAGGATTTTGCAAAATCCTCCCATTTTTAGAGGACTAA